From the genome of Desulfovibrio psychrotolerans, one region includes:
- a CDS encoding flavin reductase family protein, whose product MKTSIGAKTIAYPAPLFLVGSYDRENRPNIMAAAWGGICCSKPPSVAVSLRAATYTHGSIMERGAFTVNITPRAFLEQADYAGIFSGRDEDKFAALGLTPIKAEFVDAPYVNEFPVVLECALTQTVEVGLHTQFIGEIKDVKVEKGVLREDGLPDLLKVDPVIFTPVSREYYAVGDFLGKAFSMGKRLKR is encoded by the coding sequence ATGAAGACATCCATCGGTGCCAAAACCATAGCCTACCCCGCCCCTCTCTTCCTCGTGGGTTCCTATGACCGGGAAAACCGCCCGAACATCATGGCCGCCGCATGGGGCGGCATCTGCTGCTCCAAGCCGCCCAGCGTGGCTGTTTCGCTGCGCGCTGCCACCTACACCCACGGCAGTATCATGGAACGCGGCGCGTTCACGGTTAACATCACCCCCCGCGCCTTTCTGGAACAGGCGGACTACGCAGGCATTTTTTCAGGAAGAGATGAGGATAAGTTCGCCGCGCTGGGGCTTACCCCCATCAAGGCAGAATTTGTGGACGCCCCCTACGTGAACGAGTTTCCCGTGGTGCTGGAATGCGCCCTGACCCAGACCGTGGAAGTGGGACTGCACACCCAGTTCATCGGCGAAATCAAAGACGTAAAGGTAGAAAAGGGCGTACTGCGCGAAGACGGTCTGCCGGACCTGCTCAAGGTAGACCCCGTCATCTTCACCCCTGTCAGCCGCGAATATTACGCCGTGGGCGATTTTCTGGGCAAGGCCTTCTCCATGGGCAAACGGCTCAAGCGCTGA
- a CDS encoding mechanosensitive ion channel family protein, with translation MAELLEQYGDTLVLWAAKNGTNFVVALLILIIGNWIARRLANLLRKAMELKALDLLLINFLRGVAYYVLMATVLIAAASQVGIDTTSFIAILGTVGLAVGLAMKDNLGNFSSGVMLVLFRPFTFGDFVQVAGISGSVVSINLFNTVLKSPDNQRIIIPNSLIMGQVITNVTGNDTRRIDLTLGIGYADDTAKAREVITAVLDAEPKILKDPAYTVALAELADSSVNFVIRPWVNTSDYWDVRFRLTEALKLALDANGISIPFPQRDVHIYQHSAAKEA, from the coding sequence ATGGCCGAACTGCTGGAGCAATACGGCGACACACTGGTCCTGTGGGCCGCCAAAAATGGCACAAACTTCGTTGTTGCGCTGCTCATCCTCATCATCGGCAACTGGATAGCCAGACGCCTTGCCAACCTGCTGCGCAAGGCCATGGAACTGAAGGCGCTGGACCTGCTGCTCATCAACTTTCTGCGCGGCGTGGCCTACTACGTGCTCATGGCCACGGTGCTCATCGCGGCAGCCTCGCAGGTCGGCATAGACACCACCTCGTTCATCGCCATTCTGGGTACTGTGGGTCTGGCTGTCGGTCTGGCCATGAAGGACAATCTGGGCAACTTCTCCTCCGGCGTCATGCTGGTGCTCTTCCGCCCCTTCACCTTCGGCGACTTCGTTCAGGTAGCCGGCATATCCGGCTCCGTGGTGTCCATAAACCTGTTCAACACGGTGCTCAAATCGCCGGATAACCAGCGAATCATCATTCCCAACAGCCTCATCATGGGGCAGGTCATCACCAACGTCACCGGCAACGACACCCGGCGCATAGACCTGACACTGGGCATCGGATACGCAGACGACACGGCCAAGGCGCGCGAGGTCATCACCGCCGTGCTGGATGCAGAGCCAAAAATTCTCAAGGACCCTGCCTACACCGTGGCACTTGCGGAACTGGCAGACTCCAGCGTCAACTTTGTCATCCGCCCGTGGGTGAACACATCAGATTACTGGGATGTGCGGTTCCGCCTGACAGAGGCCCTCAAGCTGGCACTGGACGCCAACGGCATCAGCATCCCCTTCCCGCAGCGCGACGTGCACATCTACCAGCACAGTGCCGCAAAAGAGGCTTAG
- a CDS encoding ABC transporter substrate-binding protein codes for MAGAEGAYAPRNGTHEAQPGEQDERVDMGGQGEPDGANRSIVLVIESYHAEFQWDKSYLAGIRAGLGDGVDLHSFQMDTKRLPRERFLEQAEAALAFYHELKPDLVIIGDDNAAAMLGSRLVNEGVPVVYLGVTGNPRGYGLYGAPNVLGVLERPLVKRSVLLLSELHPGLRKVLALFDASPTAAAVLVELLDGEEHFYVENAECRMHLVASYHEWQEMVLHSAENGYDAILLGTYFTLHEQDGDVVADEAVMSWMHAHSPVPYFALWDFSIGAGKAAGGFVMRGEEQGRAAAVLARVLLEGNQGGAVPQTTQPVLVFSKREMARWGIVPDPKTRERMLWVE; via the coding sequence ATGGCTGGTGCCGAGGGCGCCTATGCGCCCAGAAACGGAACCCATGAGGCGCAACCGGGTGAGCAGGATGAACGGGTTGACATGGGCGGGCAAGGCGAACCGGACGGGGCCAATCGTTCGATCGTATTGGTCATAGAGAGTTACCACGCCGAATTTCAATGGGATAAATCCTATCTTGCAGGCATCCGTGCCGGACTGGGCGACGGAGTGGACCTGCACTCTTTTCAGATGGACACCAAGCGGCTACCGCGAGAGCGGTTTTTGGAACAAGCGGAAGCCGCGCTTGCCTTTTACCACGAATTGAAGCCCGACCTCGTGATTATTGGGGACGACAACGCGGCAGCCATGTTGGGCAGTCGTCTCGTGAACGAGGGAGTGCCTGTGGTCTACCTTGGAGTGACCGGAAATCCGCGCGGGTACGGCCTTTACGGGGCACCCAACGTGCTGGGGGTGCTGGAGCGCCCACTCGTTAAACGTTCTGTGTTGTTGCTATCGGAACTGCATCCGGGGCTTCGCAAGGTACTTGCCTTGTTTGACGCAAGCCCTACGGCTGCCGCCGTACTGGTGGAGCTGCTGGACGGCGAAGAGCATTTTTATGTGGAAAACGCCGAATGCAGGATGCACTTGGTGGCCTCTTACCATGAATGGCAGGAGATGGTGCTGCACAGTGCGGAAAACGGGTACGATGCCATTTTGCTGGGAACGTATTTCACGTTGCATGAACAGGACGGGGATGTGGTGGCGGACGAGGCTGTGATGTCGTGGATGCATGCCCATTCTCCGGTGCCTTATTTTGCGCTGTGGGATTTCAGCATAGGAGCGGGTAAGGCTGCCGGAGGCTTTGTCATGCGGGGTGAGGAACAGGGGCGGGCGGCAGCGGTACTTGCCCGTGTATTGCTTGAGGGCAATCAAGGTGGGGCTGTGCCGCAAACGACACAGCCCGTTCTGGTGTTCAGCAAAAGGGAGATGGCCCGCTGGGGCATTGTTCCTGATCCCAAAACGCGGGAACGGATGCTCTGGGTGGAGTGA
- a CDS encoding acyltransferase family protein, which translates to MSTDHATRTAGQGGSLSAAMNGITALNQRMPMPDIARFLGIVLVYYGHIIERVMYLHDPTATMHYKLIYSFHMPFFFLLAGYVADAGKGHLPLRLFLRRQAASRLVPYLFFSALLILMSLVLPGHFVLADVTSAQGYMKGMLTTLLGFPVFNIPLWFFVSLFAVELLHYGTGRFLNTDFRLLAAAVLFYIGGYYLTLKVQFFPGANLWFVYEAPVVYAFYLAGVFLRRKGFLLRRPSVSALLGGIAACAFVVALTFTLNKGPFRFFDAVVIVLGGHGHLFWFPFTALAGSVMLLLAGSLCGNSRSLRYLGENTLIFFCLNGVFYHFFNGPFAEWFMASLPVNPVTVTAAGSGFTVLSLACCVPAVVFLRRYLPQLVGRPAQDGPLLRPLIGRNRGPA; encoded by the coding sequence ATGAGCACTGATCACGCTACACGTACCGCCGGGCAGGGCGGGAGCCTGTCTGCCGCCATGAACGGGATAACTGCGCTGAACCAGCGTATGCCCATGCCGGATATTGCCCGTTTTCTGGGCATTGTTCTGGTGTATTACGGGCATATCATAGAACGGGTGATGTATCTGCATGACCCCACGGCGACTATGCACTACAAGCTCATCTATTCGTTCCACATGCCGTTCTTTTTTCTGCTGGCGGGGTATGTGGCGGACGCGGGCAAGGGGCATCTGCCTCTGCGGCTGTTTCTCAGGCGGCAGGCGGCATCGCGGCTGGTCCCGTATCTGTTCTTTTCTGCCTTGCTGATACTGATGAGTCTTGTGCTGCCGGGGCATTTTGTGCTGGCAGACGTGACCTCGGCACAGGGATACATGAAAGGGATGCTCACCACCTTGCTGGGCTTTCCCGTTTTCAACATTCCGCTCTGGTTTTTTGTAAGCCTGTTTGCCGTGGAGCTGCTGCATTACGGGACGGGCAGGTTTTTGAACACGGATTTCAGGCTGCTGGCGGCTGCCGTGCTTTTTTATATAGGCGGCTATTACCTGACCCTGAAGGTGCAGTTCTTTCCGGGAGCGAACCTGTGGTTCGTATATGAAGCGCCTGTGGTGTATGCCTTTTATCTGGCAGGGGTGTTTTTGCGCAGGAAGGGGTTTTTATTGCGCAGGCCTTCTGTTTCCGCATTGCTGGGAGGGATTGCCGCATGCGCGTTTGTCGTGGCACTGACCTTTACCCTGAACAAGGGGCCGTTCCGGTTCTTTGATGCCGTGGTCATTGTGCTGGGCGGGCACGGGCATCTATTCTGGTTTCCCTTTACGGCGCTGGCGGGGAGCGTGATGCTTCTGCTGGCAGGCTCTTTGTGCGGTAACAGCAGATCGCTGCGGTATCTGGGAGAGAATACGCTTATTTTCTTCTGTCTGAACGGGGTGTTTTATCATTTCTTCAACGGGCCGTTTGCCGAATGGTTTATGGCAAGCCTGCCCGTTAATCCGGTCACGGTCACGGCGGCGGGAAGCGGCTTTACGGTGCTGAGTCTGGCCTGCTGCGTGCCTGCCGTGGTGTTTCTGCGCCGGTATCTGCCGCAACTGGTGGGCAGGCCAGCACAAGACGGCCCCCTGCTGCGTCCGCTCATCGGAAGAAACAGGGGGCCGGCGTAG
- a CDS encoding formate dehydrogenase accessory protein FdhE — protein sequence MKFELEKEQKQLERKLTSLRKKDFLPAALLDIVSDTAALQLASRAAVSVQLPEHLATPDAHVQGLPLLPREQFPYDAKQTAILFGKLLALMEASGGPLAQSAVIVRKALEDGSFQLADACTAFLHDSSEFFADWAARLPDAPSLVRFLVQGSITPSLQATGLLLAELHNNDEPWAFGHCPCCGSMPIMASLHEKEGFRHLTCSFCRAEYRAKRLQCAFCGEEDHKKLEYFKAEGETGFEVHVCRTCNCYIKTTDFRELDAVSIPVLDDLESLTLDILAREQGLSRPTLSAWGF from the coding sequence ATGAAATTCGAACTGGAAAAGGAACAGAAGCAGTTGGAACGCAAGCTCACCTCGCTCCGCAAGAAAGATTTCCTGCCTGCCGCCCTGCTCGACATCGTTTCCGACACCGCCGCGCTGCAACTGGCTTCGCGCGCCGCCGTCAGCGTGCAGTTACCCGAGCATCTCGCCACGCCGGACGCCCATGTGCAGGGGCTGCCCCTGCTCCCCCGCGAACAGTTTCCCTACGATGCCAAGCAGACAGCCATTCTCTTCGGCAAGCTGCTGGCGTTGATGGAGGCTTCCGGCGGCCCGCTGGCCCAATCCGCCGTTATCGTACGCAAGGCACTGGAAGACGGCAGCTTCCAGCTCGCCGATGCCTGCACCGCCTTTCTGCACGACAGCTCCGAATTTTTCGCAGACTGGGCCGCACGCCTGCCGGACGCCCCCAGCCTTGTCCGCTTTCTCGTGCAGGGCAGCATCACGCCTTCGCTGCAAGCCACAGGCCTGCTTCTCGCAGAACTGCACAATAATGACGAACCGTGGGCGTTCGGGCACTGTCCGTGCTGCGGATCCATGCCCATCATGGCTTCGCTGCACGAAAAAGAAGGCTTCCGCCACCTCACCTGTTCGTTCTGTCGGGCGGAATACCGTGCCAAGCGCCTGCAGTGCGCGTTCTGCGGCGAAGAAGACCACAAGAAGCTGGAATACTTCAAGGCAGAAGGCGAAACAGGCTTTGAGGTGCACGTATGCAGAACCTGCAACTGCTACATCAAAACAACCGATTTCCGGGAACTGGACGCTGTAAGCATTCCCGTACTCGACGATCTGGAATCGCTCACACTGGACATACTCGCCCGGGAGCAAGGACTCTCCCGGCCCACACTTTCCGCCTGGGGGTTCTGA
- a CDS encoding formate dehydrogenase accessory sulfurtransferase FdhD → MPTETISGLQGGPAAAPREEAISRFRDGLWEQCGDIVSREVPVLVHTDFAPPKRLWAWPCDLPDLALGHVLLDMGGMGRAASVEPLAETEFRVRLGEQLSRTELPVPSVPAQQLLDAMALFMGSEGLWDDTGCFHRAGILDAGSMRILHRTEDIGRHNCLDRLAGWASRNNVTCSGAVMLVSARVTASLCAKALRAGFRFIVSRSAVTTASVDMAREHGATLVGFARDRETRFSVFEDKAGRVLR, encoded by the coding sequence ATGCCTACCGAAACCATTTCCGGCCTGCAGGGGGGTCCTGCCGCTGCACCGCGGGAAGAGGCCATAAGCCGCTTCCGTGACGGCCTTTGGGAACAGTGCGGCGACATCGTAAGCCGCGAGGTTCCCGTTCTCGTCCATACCGACTTTGCCCCGCCTAAACGCCTGTGGGCCTGGCCCTGCGACCTGCCGGACCTTGCCCTCGGCCACGTTCTGCTGGATATGGGCGGCATGGGCCGCGCCGCGTCCGTGGAACCTCTGGCCGAAACAGAATTCCGCGTCCGGCTCGGCGAACAGCTCTCCCGCACGGAACTGCCGGTTCCCAGCGTTCCCGCGCAGCAACTTCTGGACGCCATGGCCCTGTTCATGGGCAGCGAAGGCCTGTGGGACGATACCGGCTGCTTCCACAGGGCAGGCATTCTGGATGCAGGCAGCATGCGCATTCTGCACCGCACAGAAGACATAGGCAGGCACAACTGTCTGGACAGGCTTGCAGGCTGGGCCAGCCGGAATAACGTCACCTGTTCCGGCGCGGTCATGCTGGTTTCGGCCCGTGTCACTGCCAGCTTGTGTGCCAAGGCGCTCCGGGCAGGTTTCCGGTTCATCGTCAGCCGCTCGGCTGTTACCACGGCCTCCGTGGATATGGCCCGTGAGCACGGAGCCACGCTCGTAGGCTTTGCCCGTGACCGCGAAACCCGTTTCTCCGTCTTCGAAGACAAGGCGGGCAGGGTACTCAGGTGA
- the mobA gene encoding molybdenum cofactor guanylyltransferase, whose translation MNASRPANGITGVVLAGGLSTRLGNDKTAIRLYGETEPDMLTRSCALLAEVADEVWISGRAHKPHAPGYLWLCDEQEGFGPIGGVMTALRAAQGPVMVLSCDLPFMDTETLRKLIARRNDRTETTLMTTFLQVETGFIESLVAIYEFAALPYFEQAVKNDVYKLSRVIDASARLYIPYTSRESLPFFNINYPADLEMARRIIAAL comes from the coding sequence GTGAACGCCTCGCGCCCTGCCAACGGCATAACGGGCGTGGTGCTTGCGGGCGGCCTGAGCACCCGTCTCGGCAACGACAAAACAGCCATACGGCTGTACGGCGAAACAGAACCGGACATGCTCACCCGCTCCTGCGCATTGCTTGCGGAAGTGGCGGACGAGGTCTGGATATCCGGCCGGGCACATAAACCGCACGCTCCGGGCTATTTGTGGCTGTGTGATGAGCAGGAAGGATTTGGCCCTATCGGGGGTGTCATGACCGCATTACGCGCCGCGCAGGGGCCGGTCATGGTTCTGTCCTGCGACCTGCCCTTCATGGACACCGAAACCCTGCGCAAGCTGATCGCAAGGCGTAATGACCGCACAGAGACAACCCTTATGACCACCTTCCTGCAGGTGGAAACAGGCTTCATAGAATCGCTGGTGGCCATATACGAATTCGCCGCCCTGCCCTATTTCGAGCAGGCAGTAAAAAACGATGTCTATAAACTCAGCCGGGTCATTGACGCATCGGCCAGATTATACATACCGTACACCAGCAGGGAGTCGCTTCCTTTCTTCAACATCAACTATCCGGCGGATCTGGAAATGGCCCGCCGCATCATAGCCGCATTATGA
- the moaA gene encoding GTP 3',8-cyclase MoaA: MTKTTSATPLVPAAQGVADAHGRSVNYLRFSVTDRCNLRCLYCWSGGEPQFLRHDNILSYEEMIRLVDIAVDMGISKVRLTGGEPFVRKNLLHLIGQLLNRHPALDLRITTNATMLSGKIRPLRDMGVRHLNISLDTFDRAKFQHITGRDMLRNVTRAIDECLEEGMRVKLNAVALRGINDDELPVFVNFARHNPVDVRFIEFMPMGQCNRWTQDNFWAAADILESARSLATLTTLAPGERRAGPARLYGIEGGLGRLGFISPMSNHFCAECNRLRITSDGKLRTCLFSDKEYRLRPLLRNPKISPAQIRRVLETANRSKPLGYKLLQHMREHTVADKRMNAIGG, encoded by the coding sequence ATGACCAAAACCACGTCCGCCACCCCTCTGGTTCCCGCTGCGCAAGGCGTTGCAGATGCCCACGGACGCAGCGTGAACTACCTGCGGTTTTCTGTCACCGACCGCTGCAACCTGCGCTGCCTGTATTGCTGGAGCGGCGGAGAGCCACAGTTCCTTCGCCATGACAATATCCTCAGCTATGAGGAGATGATCAGGCTGGTGGATATCGCCGTGGACATGGGCATCTCCAAGGTCCGGCTCACCGGCGGCGAACCGTTTGTACGCAAAAATCTGCTCCACCTCATCGGGCAGCTTCTCAATCGCCACCCGGCGCTGGACCTGCGCATCACCACCAATGCCACCATGCTTTCCGGCAAGATACGCCCCCTGCGGGATATGGGGGTGCGCCACCTGAACATCTCGCTCGATACCTTCGACAGGGCCAAGTTCCAGCACATCACAGGTCGGGACATGCTGCGCAACGTCACCCGCGCCATTGACGAATGTCTGGAAGAAGGCATGCGCGTTAAGCTGAACGCCGTGGCCCTGAGAGGCATCAACGACGATGAGCTGCCGGTGTTCGTCAACTTTGCCCGCCATAATCCCGTGGACGTGCGCTTCATCGAGTTCATGCCCATGGGCCAGTGCAACCGCTGGACACAGGATAATTTCTGGGCCGCTGCGGATATTCTGGAGTCCGCGCGCTCCCTCGCCACGCTCACCACCCTTGCCCCCGGCGAACGCAGGGCCGGTCCCGCCCGTCTCTACGGCATAGAAGGCGGTCTCGGGCGTCTTGGCTTCATCTCTCCCATGTCCAACCACTTCTGCGCCGAATGCAACCGCCTGCGCATCACATCGGACGGCAAACTGCGCACCTGCCTCTTTTCCGATAAGGAATACCGTCTGCGGCCGCTGCTCAGAAACCCCAAAATCTCCCCGGCCCAGATACGCCGCGTGCTGGAAACAGCCAACCGCAGCAAACCGCTGGGCTACAAACTGCTTCAGCACATGCGGGAGCACACCGTTGCAGACAAACGCATGAACGCCATAGGCGGCTAA
- the qmoC gene encoding quinone-interacting membrane-bound oxidoreductase complex subunit QmoC — MAQPVRIEPDLQFVKELQAVGGDSLKKCYQCATCSVACPISPASNPYPRKEMVWASWGLKEKLINNPDIWLCHNCGTCSDLCPRGAKPGDLLSALRNMAYQRVNLFPAIGKWMSSPKYLIHLIAIPAIIWAIVWFIRASQLGTAFPVTPSGDIVFGLLFPGDFTIDPIFMATFFGMVFCFFKGTKNLIDSFKPEGTTLVLGKQKPLLMCLKDVLLEEVMTHKKFKDCGDDRSDRKAGHMLVFYAFLALMVVTGLIAVAHWGGKVIPAIDLLHTPLNLTNPVKILANVGAIMLIVGLAILTNNRRSQDDAKTKSNYYDWYLLNVIWAVALTGVLSQLTRLAGIPQIAYVVYYLHLVTVWMLFAYLPWSKLGHLVYRTAALTYVRHMGRR, encoded by the coding sequence ATGGCTCAGCCCGTAAGAATAGAACCTGATCTTCAGTTTGTAAAAGAGTTGCAAGCTGTTGGTGGGGACTCGCTGAAAAAGTGCTATCAGTGCGCTACCTGCAGTGTGGCCTGCCCCATCTCTCCTGCGAGCAACCCGTACCCCCGCAAGGAAATGGTATGGGCCTCCTGGGGGCTCAAGGAAAAACTCATAAACAACCCCGACATCTGGCTCTGCCACAACTGCGGCACCTGCTCCGACCTGTGCCCGCGGGGTGCCAAGCCCGGTGACCTGCTCAGCGCCCTGCGCAACATGGCGTACCAGCGCGTGAACCTCTTCCCGGCCATAGGGAAGTGGATGAGCAGCCCCAAGTATCTGATTCATCTCATCGCCATTCCGGCGATCATATGGGCGATTGTGTGGTTCATCCGCGCATCGCAGCTTGGTACCGCGTTCCCGGTCACTCCGTCCGGTGACATTGTGTTCGGGCTGCTTTTCCCGGGCGACTTCACCATTGACCCCATTTTCATGGCGACCTTCTTCGGCATGGTGTTCTGCTTCTTCAAAGGCACGAAGAACCTTATTGACTCCTTCAAACCTGAGGGGACGACACTGGTTCTGGGCAAGCAGAAGCCGCTGCTCATGTGCCTGAAGGACGTGCTGCTTGAAGAAGTGATGACCCACAAGAAGTTCAAGGACTGCGGCGATGACCGTTCCGACCGCAAGGCCGGGCACATGCTGGTCTTCTACGCCTTCCTTGCCCTGATGGTGGTTACCGGCCTTATCGCGGTTGCCCACTGGGGCGGAAAGGTTATTCCGGCCATAGACCTGCTGCACACCCCCCTGAATCTTACCAACCCGGTGAAGATTCTGGCGAACGTGGGCGCGATCATGCTGATCGTGGGTCTGGCCATTCTGACCAACAACCGCCGCAGCCAGGACGACGCCAAGACCAAGTCCAACTATTACGACTGGTACCTGCTTAATGTCATCTGGGCTGTCGCCCTGACCGGCGTGCTTTCCCAACTGACCCGCCTGGCAGGCATTCCCCAGATTGCGTACGTTGTGTACTACCTGCATCTGGTCACGGTGTGGATGCTCTTTGCATACCTGCCGTGGTCCAAGCTGGGGCATCTGGTGTATCGCACCGCCGCGCTTACCTATGTACGTCACATGGGACGCCGTTAG
- a CDS encoding hydrogenase iron-sulfur subunit, whose amino-acid sequence MADKIGVYFDQSALGIIDGEELAAHVSKKFGGACPAVKVFPVLAAESARAEIRADIEENGLNGVLLCGSSPRVDWDIYNFEGVIVDRVNLREQCVMSFRDADGSVPEAGDDAPELLMLMAKDYVNMGIFKMQKTGIPTPPEFETVKTILVVGGGWAGLTAAKQAADYGYDVIVVEKEAELGGRAKGMLKTVPLEYPYTDAHATGIENKIAAVTENSKIKVITGARLEMLEGLPGQYTATVKGEQYSVGAVVLAAGWVPQNTKVLGPLGYGSVPNVVTAAEFEKMAKEGTLSAKRVAFILNTSLVDGGDIYAPVCAEEAEPAAKKEGEEEAPKYVHKDLESVRHLPISNAISSVVALKQANYVCDTFEDGQAFILYDSMVVQGIHERYYKAAQNRLGIMMSKADIKSVTAEGDGVLVSAANTLMGGDVDIPVDMVVLPTGIVPATAKDPIMNFVYRQGPNFPDLELFEGYADSNYICFPYETRRTGVYAAGCVRQPMMLDAAEEDAIGATLKAIQCIESANRGVAVHPRSGDLSYPVFNFVRCTQCKRCTEECPFGALDDDEKGTPLPNYSRCRRCGTCMGACPERVISFDNYNVDQIGTMIREVYVPDNMETGGPRVIILACENDAYPALDMAAIRGKKWSPYVRIIPVRCLGSVNAIWVADAMSKGIDGVMMLGCKYGDDYQCHFVKGSEICNRRKDNIAETLNRLGVEPDRVEQYEVAIDEYDKVPDMIEEFMNMIFEKGPNPFKGY is encoded by the coding sequence ATGGCCGATAAAATTGGCGTATACTTTGACCAGTCGGCTCTCGGCATCATTGACGGCGAGGAGCTTGCTGCACACGTTTCCAAGAAGTTCGGCGGTGCATGTCCCGCCGTGAAGGTCTTCCCGGTGCTTGCCGCGGAAAGTGCCCGTGCGGAAATCCGCGCGGACATAGAAGAGAACGGGCTGAACGGCGTGCTGCTGTGCGGTTCTTCTCCCCGCGTTGACTGGGATATCTACAACTTTGAAGGGGTGATCGTCGACCGCGTGAACCTGCGCGAGCAGTGTGTCATGTCGTTCCGCGACGCAGACGGCTCCGTGCCCGAGGCCGGTGACGATGCCCCCGAACTGCTCATGCTCATGGCAAAAGACTATGTGAACATGGGCATCTTCAAGATGCAGAAGACCGGAATTCCCACTCCGCCCGAGTTCGAGACGGTGAAGACCATTCTCGTTGTCGGCGGCGGCTGGGCGGGCCTGACCGCTGCCAAGCAGGCGGCGGACTACGGGTATGACGTGATTGTGGTGGAGAAGGAGGCTGAACTGGGCGGCCGCGCCAAGGGCATGCTCAAGACCGTTCCGCTGGAATATCCCTACACCGACGCCCATGCCACAGGCATAGAAAACAAGATTGCCGCTGTGACCGAGAATTCCAAGATCAAGGTTATTACCGGCGCGCGTCTTGAAATGCTGGAAGGTCTGCCCGGACAGTACACCGCCACCGTCAAGGGTGAGCAATATTCTGTGGGTGCCGTGGTGCTGGCCGCCGGCTGGGTTCCGCAGAATACCAAGGTGCTCGGCCCGCTGGGCTACGGCTCGGTACCCAACGTGGTAACCGCCGCCGAGTTTGAGAAGATGGCCAAGGAAGGAACCCTTTCCGCCAAGCGCGTGGCCTTTATCCTGAACACGAGCCTTGTGGACGGTGGTGACATTTACGCCCCCGTGTGCGCTGAGGAAGCCGAGCCGGCAGCCAAGAAAGAAGGCGAGGAAGAAGCTCCCAAGTATGTGCACAAGGACCTTGAGTCCGTACGTCACCTGCCCATCTCCAACGCCATCAGCTCCGTGGTTGCCCTGAAGCAGGCCAACTATGTGTGCGATACCTTTGAAGACGGACAGGCCTTCATACTCTATGATTCCATGGTGGTGCAGGGCATTCATGAGCGCTACTACAAGGCTGCCCAGAACCGTCTGGGCATTATGATGTCCAAGGCGGACATCAAGAGCGTTACCGCCGAAGGCGATGGCGTTCTCGTTTCCGCAGCCAACACGCTTATGGGCGGCGATGTGGATATTCCGGTGGATATGGTGGTTCTGCCCACGGGTATAGTGCCCGCCACGGCAAAGGATCCCATTATGAACTTCGTGTACCGTCAGGGACCGAACTTCCCGGATCTGGAACTGTTTGAAGGGTATGCGGATTCCAACTATATCTGCTTCCCCTACGAAACCCGCCGCACCGGGGTGTATGCCGCCGGTTGCGTACGTCAGCCCATGATGCTGGATGCAGCCGAAGAAGACGCCATAGGCGCCACCCTGAAGGCCATTCAGTGCATTGAGTCTGCCAACCGCGGCGTGGCTGTGCATCCGCGTTCCGGCGACCTGAGCTACCCGGTGTTCAACTTTGTGCGCTGCACCCAGTGCAAGCGCTGCACGGAAGAATGTCCCTTCGGCGCACTGGATGACGACGAAAAGGGAACGCCGCTGCCCAACTACAGCCGCTGCCGCCGTTGCGGTACCTGTATGGGTGCCTGCCCCGAGCGCGTTATCTCCTTCGACAACTACAACGTCGACCAGATAGGCACCATGATCCGCGAAGTATACGTTCCGGACAACATGGAGACCGGCGGTCCGCGCGTCATCATCCTCGCCTGCGAGAACGACGCATATCCCGCGCTGGATATGGCCGCTATCCGCGGCAAGAAGTGGAGCCCCTACGTGCGTATTATTCCCGTGCGCTGCCTTGGCTCCGTGAATGCCATCTGGGTTGCGGATGCCATGTCCAAGGGCATAGACGGCGTGATGATGCTCGGTTGCAAATACGGTGACGACTACCAGTGCCACTTTGTCAAGGGATCGGAAATCTGCAACCGCCGCAAGGACAACATTGCCGAAACGCTTAACCGTCTCGGCGTGGAACCTGACCGCGTGGAACAGTACGAAGTCGCCATAGACGAGTACGACAAGGTGCCGGATATGATCGAAGAGTTCATGAATATGATCTTCGAAAAGGGTCCGAACCCGTTCAAGGGCTACTAG